From one Mytilus trossulus isolate FHL-02 chromosome 10, PNRI_Mtr1.1.1.hap1, whole genome shotgun sequence genomic stretch:
- the LOC134688495 gene encoding ciliary microtubule associated protein 1A-like isoform X4: MPRQRFFKMEPLVQKPTKCPGPAKYLLPNTVGTKEVDVTKKGSPSFTFGSRYFLDKSFSPGPAYNVDSSFTSKGRGGGPSYSFGGRIKEPTRWVSPGPGAYSTDRKPLREINAPAYSLSPRTTQRRIDYTPSPNAYSLPSTIGPNVPGQRGGYASSIQGKSSYMNFNADLAKSPGPASYFPNNQNGNKKNPPSFSISGRGKPEKYDNSVPGPGAYSPSMVNMTSSPRYPIGVRHSQFQMPVMPLANVSD, from the exons ATGCCGCGACAACGGTTCTTTAAAATGGAACCACTGGTCCAGAAGCCGACGAAAT gTCCAGGACCAGCAAAATATTTACTACCAAATACAGTAGGTACAAAAGAAGTGGATGTTACGAAAAAAGGATCACCATCATTTACATTTGgatcaagatattttt TGGATAAAAGTTTTAGTCCAGGTCCAGCTTATAACGTTGATAGTTCATTTACCTCCAAGGGTCGGGGAGGAGGTCCAAGTTACAGTTTTGGTGGTCGTATCAAAGAACCAA CAAGATGGGTGAGTCCGGGCCCAGGAGCATACAGTACAGACAGGAAACCATTGAGGGAAATTAATGCGCCTGCGTATTCATTAAGTCCAAGAACAACACAACGAAGAATTGATTACACGCCGTCGCCTAATGCGTATAGTCTTCCATCAACGATAGGACCTAACGTACCGGGACAAAGGGGTGGCTATGCATCATCTATACAAGGAAAAAGCTCTTATATGAATTTCAATGCAGATCTAGCTAAATCACCTGGTCCAGCATCTTACTTTCCAAATAACCAAAACGGAAATAAGAAAAATCCACCGTCATTTTCTATATCGGGACGAGGAAAACCGGAAAAGTACGATAACTCTGTACCGGGTCCCGGTGCCTATAGTCCAAGTATGGTTAACATGACAAGTAGTCCCCGGTATCCTATTGGTGTTCGACATTCACAGTTCCAAATGCCCGTAATGCCTTTAGCTAATGTGAGCGATTAA
- the LOC134688495 gene encoding ciliary microtubule associated protein 1A-like isoform X1: MAPGAEEHGQKKKVMIAAEYTGPGPAKYLLPNTVGTKEVDVTKKGSPSFTFGSRYFSNEFKRMVDKSFSPGPAYNVDSSFTSKGRGGGPSYSFGGRIKEPTRWVSPGPGAYSTDRKPLREINAPAYSLSPRTTQRRIDYTPSPNAYSLPSTIGPNVPGQRGGYASSIQGKSSYMNFNADLAKSPGPASYFPNNQNGNKKNPPSFSISGRGKPEKYDNSVPGPGAYSPSMVNMTSSPRYPIGVRHSQFQMPVMPLANVSD, translated from the exons ATGGCACCAGGGGCTGAAGAGCATGGACAGAAGAAAAAGGTTATGATCGCGGCTGAATACACAG gTCCAGGACCAGCAAAATATTTACTACCAAATACAGTAGGTACAAAAGAAGTGGATGTTACGAAAAAAGGATCACCATCATTTACATTTGgatcaagatattttt CCAATGAATTCAAACGCATGG TGGATAAAAGTTTTAGTCCAGGTCCAGCTTATAACGTTGATAGTTCATTTACCTCCAAGGGTCGGGGAGGAGGTCCAAGTTACAGTTTTGGTGGTCGTATCAAAGAACCAA CAAGATGGGTGAGTCCGGGCCCAGGAGCATACAGTACAGACAGGAAACCATTGAGGGAAATTAATGCGCCTGCGTATTCATTAAGTCCAAGAACAACACAACGAAGAATTGATTACACGCCGTCGCCTAATGCGTATAGTCTTCCATCAACGATAGGACCTAACGTACCGGGACAAAGGGGTGGCTATGCATCATCTATACAAGGAAAAAGCTCTTATATGAATTTCAATGCAGATCTAGCTAAATCACCTGGTCCAGCATCTTACTTTCCAAATAACCAAAACGGAAATAAGAAAAATCCACCGTCATTTTCTATATCGGGACGAGGAAAACCGGAAAAGTACGATAACTCTGTACCGGGTCCCGGTGCCTATAGTCCAAGTATGGTTAACATGACAAGTAGTCCCCGGTATCCTATTGGTGTTCGACATTCACAGTTCCAAATGCCCGTAATGCCTTTAGCTAATGTGAGCGATTAA
- the LOC134688495 gene encoding ciliary microtubule associated protein 1A-like isoform X2: protein MPRQRFFKMEPLVQKPTKCPGPAKYLLPNTVGTKEVDVTKKGSPSFTFGSRYFSNEFKRMVDKSFSPGPAYNVDSSFTSKGRGGGPSYSFGGRIKEPTRWVSPGPGAYSTDRKPLREINAPAYSLSPRTTQRRIDYTPSPNAYSLPSTIGPNVPGQRGGYASSIQGKSSYMNFNADLAKSPGPASYFPNNQNGNKKNPPSFSISGRGKPEKYDNSVPGPGAYSPSMVNMTSSPRYPIGVRHSQFQMPVMPLANVSD from the exons ATGCCGCGACAACGGTTCTTTAAAATGGAACCACTGGTCCAGAAGCCGACGAAAT gTCCAGGACCAGCAAAATATTTACTACCAAATACAGTAGGTACAAAAGAAGTGGATGTTACGAAAAAAGGATCACCATCATTTACATTTGgatcaagatattttt CCAATGAATTCAAACGCATGG TGGATAAAAGTTTTAGTCCAGGTCCAGCTTATAACGTTGATAGTTCATTTACCTCCAAGGGTCGGGGAGGAGGTCCAAGTTACAGTTTTGGTGGTCGTATCAAAGAACCAA CAAGATGGGTGAGTCCGGGCCCAGGAGCATACAGTACAGACAGGAAACCATTGAGGGAAATTAATGCGCCTGCGTATTCATTAAGTCCAAGAACAACACAACGAAGAATTGATTACACGCCGTCGCCTAATGCGTATAGTCTTCCATCAACGATAGGACCTAACGTACCGGGACAAAGGGGTGGCTATGCATCATCTATACAAGGAAAAAGCTCTTATATGAATTTCAATGCAGATCTAGCTAAATCACCTGGTCCAGCATCTTACTTTCCAAATAACCAAAACGGAAATAAGAAAAATCCACCGTCATTTTCTATATCGGGACGAGGAAAACCGGAAAAGTACGATAACTCTGTACCGGGTCCCGGTGCCTATAGTCCAAGTATGGTTAACATGACAAGTAGTCCCCGGTATCCTATTGGTGTTCGACATTCACAGTTCCAAATGCCCGTAATGCCTTTAGCTAATGTGAGCGATTAA
- the LOC134688495 gene encoding ciliary microtubule associated protein 1A-like isoform X3 — protein MAPGAEEHGQKKKVMIAAEYTGPGPAKYLLPNTVGTKEVDVTKKGSPSFTFGSRYFLDKSFSPGPAYNVDSSFTSKGRGGGPSYSFGGRIKEPTRWVSPGPGAYSTDRKPLREINAPAYSLSPRTTQRRIDYTPSPNAYSLPSTIGPNVPGQRGGYASSIQGKSSYMNFNADLAKSPGPASYFPNNQNGNKKNPPSFSISGRGKPEKYDNSVPGPGAYSPSMVNMTSSPRYPIGVRHSQFQMPVMPLANVSD, from the exons ATGGCACCAGGGGCTGAAGAGCATGGACAGAAGAAAAAGGTTATGATCGCGGCTGAATACACAG gTCCAGGACCAGCAAAATATTTACTACCAAATACAGTAGGTACAAAAGAAGTGGATGTTACGAAAAAAGGATCACCATCATTTACATTTGgatcaagatattttt TGGATAAAAGTTTTAGTCCAGGTCCAGCTTATAACGTTGATAGTTCATTTACCTCCAAGGGTCGGGGAGGAGGTCCAAGTTACAGTTTTGGTGGTCGTATCAAAGAACCAA CAAGATGGGTGAGTCCGGGCCCAGGAGCATACAGTACAGACAGGAAACCATTGAGGGAAATTAATGCGCCTGCGTATTCATTAAGTCCAAGAACAACACAACGAAGAATTGATTACACGCCGTCGCCTAATGCGTATAGTCTTCCATCAACGATAGGACCTAACGTACCGGGACAAAGGGGTGGCTATGCATCATCTATACAAGGAAAAAGCTCTTATATGAATTTCAATGCAGATCTAGCTAAATCACCTGGTCCAGCATCTTACTTTCCAAATAACCAAAACGGAAATAAGAAAAATCCACCGTCATTTTCTATATCGGGACGAGGAAAACCGGAAAAGTACGATAACTCTGTACCGGGTCCCGGTGCCTATAGTCCAAGTATGGTTAACATGACAAGTAGTCCCCGGTATCCTATTGGTGTTCGACATTCACAGTTCCAAATGCCCGTAATGCCTTTAGCTAATGTGAGCGATTAA